The nucleotide sequence CGACGACATGGCTTTTCAGCTCCACCTTTTCGCCGAGCCACACTTTAGGTCCAACCAGTGAGAACGGGCCAATCCGGCAACCCGCGCCGATGGTCGCGCCTTCCTCGACAACTGCCGAGGGGTGAACGATCGCGTCCGGCGATACCGTCATGCGTCCCCTTTCGGCATGTCGATCATGGCGGAAAACTCGCATTCGCAAGCAAGTTGGCCATCGACCGTCGCACGGCCCGCAAACTTCCAGACCTTGCCGCCACCACGCAGCGTTTCGACATGAAGCTCCATCACGTCGCCGGGCCCGACCTTGCGGCGGAACTTGCACTTGTCGATACCCATGAAGTAGACGAGCGCCCCTTTATCAACCAGATCAAGCGACAGCCCGACAAGAACCGCCGACGTCTGCGCTAGCGCCTCGACCATCAGCACACCGGGAAACACCGGAACAGACGGGAAATGGCCGGTGAATTGCGGCTCGTTCATGGTGACGTTCTTGATGCCGACCGCGCTTTTCGATGGCACGATATCACGAACCTTGTCCACCAGCAGAAACGGATAGCGATGCGGAATGACCTTTTGAATCAGGTCGATATCGGCGGAGGTTGGCGTTTCGCTCATTGTCGTTGGCATCCCTGCTAGTAACGTGTGGAAATGACGTAGCAATTGGCACGCGCTTGCACAAGCTTCGCGTCGGTCACTGCTCGGACGTTGATTCCACCTCGGCAGGCGTATTCGGCGCGCTGATATCGGTTCCATCGCCCAGTTCAGAGTCGATCTCCGCAATGGCTTCCTGCGTGATGTCCACACCTTCCAGCGACATTAAAATTGCCTGTCGGTCGATCAGGACACGACCGCCACGCTCCTGAAGAAGCCGCGCGAGAATCGGTCCGGCATGATCAAGAAAGGTCTGCCGCTCCGTTTCAAGATACGCCTGAAGATCGCGGGATTTTTCGTCCCGTTCGCTACGAATTCTCTGGACCTTTTCATCAAAAGCCGTCGCCAGCGCCGCGAAATCCGATGGCGGCAATTGCTGGCGTCGTTCCGTCAGTGATTGTTCTTCTGCGACCAGTTCGGCTTCGATCCGACGGTTCTCTGCCGCCAGCGCCTCGCGCCGCTCGATCAGCTCTTCCTGAACACGCTGACCAAACGCTGACTGCAGAAACAATGCATCCTGATCCAGTGTCAGAACCACGCTATCCCACGTCTCAGCATCCCCAGTCTGCGCAATCGCCGGCGCGCCGCCCACCAATAGGGCAAGCGCACCGACAATCATCAGATCAGAAGCGCGTCGAAACCGTGAGGTCGAACGTCCGTTCGTCGTCATAGTCTTCCTTGTCCAGCGCCTTGGTGAAATCGAAGCGCAACGGGCCAATCGGTGTCGTCCAGAACAGCGAAGCCCCGACAACCGTACGCAGGTGGAAGCTGTCATCCACTTCGCCGCCCGTGCCTGCAGTATCGTCCAGCCCCCATACCGAACCGGCATCAAAGAACACACCGCCACGGAAGCCATACTCCTCGGGCAGACCGATCGGGAAATCGGCCTCCAAGCTCAACGCCGCCATGTAATTGCCGCCGAGCGCGTCTTCATTGGTTGCCGTCAAATCGCGCGGCCCGATGCCGTTCCGGCTGAAGCCACGGATATTGCCTGCGCGGAAACGGTCGATGACACGGCTGTTGCCATCGATGAAGTTCAACGACCCACCTTGAAGCTGCGCGGTCAGGCCGATTTCTTCGTTCCAGACCTTCGTTTCCGCGCCCAGCAATGCCGTCGTTTTGACATACTTGTTGTCGCCGCCAAGTCCCGCAAAATCTTGCGAGAAGCGGAACTGGAAGCCGGTATTGGGATCAAGCCCAACGCGCCGCGTATCGTAGGTGTAGGTATAGCCGACCGCGCTGGTAATCCGGTCGCCTTCCTCGCGCTGAATGATTGCAGAACTTCCGTTATCTCCAATGTCGTTGGAGTCGTCGGGATAGCCGAAATCGACATCCTTGATTTCATCCTGCGACAGGCGGTAGCGCAATTCCAGCCGACCGTTCTCGCTGATCGGAAATTCCAACGACGGAACCAGACCCAGTTCGCGCGTGTCGAAATCCGAACTGAAGTTGTTGGATGTGCGGTAGTAAAGATCCACCGTCCCGCGCAGATCCCGCCCGAGAAGCGCCGGGTCAGAGAAGGTCAATGCCGTATCGGCGTTGTCGACGCCGGCAGCGATGGACAGGTTCAACAATTGCCCGCGTCCCAAGAAGTTGCGCTCGGACAATCCGATCGCCAGTCCCGGACCATCATCGACCGAGTAATTGACACCGAATGTCAACGAACCGGTGGGTTGTTCTTCTACGTCCACGTCGACGATCACGCGGTCAGGCTGGGTTCCTTCACGCGCATCCACCTGTGCATCGGAAAAATAACCGAGCGCGCGAATACGTTCTGCGCTTTCGCGGATCTCGCGCGGATTGAAGGGGTCGCCTTCTACCACGTCAAACTGGCGACGGATCACACGGTCCTGCGTCGTAGCGTTGCCTTCGATGTCGATGCGCTCGACAAAGATACGCTCACCGCGCGTCAGGACGAAGTTGAAATCAAGCTGCTGGTTGCGGTCGTTACGGGTAACGCGGGGATCGACACGAATGAAATCCAGCCCGTCCTGCAGCGCCTTGCGTTCCATCCGCGACACGCTGTCTTCGATACGCGCCGGCGAATAGGTCTGCCCCGCCTTAATCCGCAGAATGTTGCGATATGCCGTCGGATCAAGCCCCGGCACTTCCGATGATACGCTGATATTGCCGATGTGATAGCGTTGCCCCTCCTGCACATTGAACGTCAGGAAAAAGGCGTTGCGTTCGCGCGAAAATTCCGGCGCGACGGACAGGACCTCGAAATCCACGAAACCGCGCGAACGATAGAAATCCGTCAGAAGCTGGCGATCAAACTGGATGCGGTCCTCGATAAAGGTATCGCTGCGGATCAGGGCCCGGAAAAGTCCGGCCTGCTTGGTTTCCAGTACCTGGCGCAGGCGGCGGTCGGAATAGCTGCGGTTACCGACGAAGCCGATACGCTCGATTTCCACCACACGACTTTCGGACACCTCGAACACCAGGTCGACGCGGTTTTGCGAACGGGGAATGATCTTGGGAACAACCACCGCTTCAAGGCGCCCGGCCTGACGGTAGGCGTTGGTCAGTTCACGCGCGTCGTTTTCAGCCGTTGTCGGGCTGTACACGCGACGCGGTTGTGAATTGATCAGTTCCTGCAAGGCTTCATCATTGATGCGGCGATTGCCTTCGATGCTGATCTGGTTGATCGTCGGGTATTCATCGACGGTGATGATCACGCGGCTGCCACTGACATCCAGATCGACATCTTCGAACAATCCCGATCCGACCATCCGCTGATAGGCGGCGTTCAGTTCACCAGCGCTGACTGGTTGACCGGGTGTCAGTCCGGCATAGGTCAAAACAGTCGCGCTATCGATGCGTTGGTTGCCGCGGACCTCGACGCCACTCAGATTGACACCTTGTGCAGTGGCCGGAGCCGTACACATCACACCAATCAGCGCCGCCGCGCTTACTCCAGCGAATATCCAGCCGCGCTTGCGCCCGAAACCTGTCATGTCCCGCCCCTCGATTATCCGGCTTTCTCTTTGGCTAAGGTGCTAGCCCGTCCATTCCGCCTTGTCAAAAACTCACTGGGCAAATCGACCCGTATTTTGTGGATCGCCGCATATCTGCCGCAGCATAGCGCGTCAGGGACAGAACAAATCGTTCGTGACCGAGAACAGCATCAAGGTCAGGATCAGCGCCAGCCCGATGCTCATCAACACACGAAGCGCCTTTTCACTGGGCGGCTTGCCGATGATCGCCTCATAGGCGAAGAACACCAGATGCCCGCCGTCCAGCACGGGAACGGGAAACAGGTTCAGCATCCCAACGGCCGTGGACAACACCGCAATGAACCAGATGAAGCTGATCAATCCCTGCCGTGCGACGTCGCCTGATGTCTCGGCAATTCCTATAGGCCCGCTCAAATTGCAGCTGCTGATAGCGCCCGTGATCATGTGATACAGCCCCGACAGGCTTTGCTCAACGATGAACCATGTCTGCGCGGCCCCCTGACCTATCGCGGACAGCGGCCCCGGGGATTGTGTATCTGGTTCAAAGACCAACCCACCCGTGACGCCGATCAGATAGCGCTGCTCGAACCCGTCTTGTGTCGGCAAATCAACAACGCGAGGCGCCAGCTCCTGCGAGAAGATCTCGCCGTCGCGCCAGATTTCAAGCTGCACGGGATCGCCTTGAGACCCTCCGACCTGTTCGCGCAACTGCTCGAATGCGACGACGGGAGCACCGTTGATTTCCGCAATCACATCCCCCTTGCGCAATCCTGCGTCCATCGCGGCAGACTGGGGCGAAACGCTCGCGACCAGCGGCGGATAAGGGTATGGACCCTGCACTGTCATGCCCTGCCCGTCGCGCGTAACATCATAATCAATCGATGCAGACAGGGGCAGGAGGTCGGTGAGCGTGCCAAGCGTCTCGAATGAATCGATGTCTTGGCCCCCGATTGCACGGATTTCATCGCCCTCACGCAACTCGTAGGCACCGGTGGGCAGCGGAGAAATTCTATCCACGGTCAAGGGCAGCGTTGCCTGCCCCTGCACCATCATCACGCTCGCGAACACCAATATGGACAGCACGAAATTGAAGATCGGACCGGCGGCGACGGTCGCCGTGCGCGCCCAAAGCGGCGCGCCATGCATGGTTCGCCTGCGATCTTGCGCGCTCATCTTCCTGATAGCAGCCTCATCCATTCCGCTTGCCGCATCATCATCGCCAAGAAAGCGCACATAGCCGCCCAAAGGCAGCGCCGCGATTTGCCAGCGTGTCCCGCGCTTATCCGTCCAGTTTGCCAACTGGGGACCAAAACCCAACGAGAACACCTCGGCATGAATACCACACCAGCGCCCCACGATGTAATGGCCATATTCATGGATCGCGACGATCACAGACAGCGCGATCACGAAGGCCGCAAGCGTGTATATCGTGTTTCCGAAGGATGGCAGAAACGCCAGAAGATTGTCCAAAACTTGCTACTCCGTCGTCTTATCGTGCTGCTGCCGCGTCGGCCTCGTTACGGGCCAGCGCATCTACAGCCAGTACGTTATCCAGCGTCATATCCTGTGACAGCGCGTCCTGGGACCACAACCTAGTCAACACACGCTCAACCACCACCGCCATATCGGTAAATCCGATGCGTCGCGCGATAAAGTGATCTAGGGCGCGTTCCTTCGCCGCATTGAAGGCGGCACCCGACAGCCCACCCGTTTCCATCACCTCGCGCGCCAGTCGCAACGCTGGATACCTGTCATCGCAGGCAGGGCGGAAGGTCAGCGCACCGATCCGCGCCAGATCCAACCGTTCCACCGGCAGATCACGGCGCCGGGGCCAGTGCAGCGCATAGCCGATAGCATGGCGCATGTCCGGCGGACCGACATGCGCCATCAAGGCGCCATCATTGAACCCGACCAGAGCATGGATAAGGCTTTCAGGATGCACCAGCGCTTCGATCTTCACCGCCGGAAGGTCAAAAAACTCATGTGTTTCAATAAGTTCCATTGCCTTATTAAACATAGACGCGCTGTCGATGGTAATCCGCTGCCCCATATTCCAGTTGGGATGTGTGGCAGCCTGTTCAGGGGTGGCCTCGCGCAGCTTGTCGATGGGCCAGTCGCGAAACGCTCCGCCCGATGCCGTGATGATGACGCGCTCCACGGCATCCATATCTTCGCCAACCAAAGCCTGAAACACTGCGGAATGTTCACTGTCTACCGGCAGAATGCGGCTGGCGTTGCCGCCGGCTGTTTGCTTCAGCAGCCGCCCCGCACAGACAAGGCTTTCCTTGTTCGCCAGTGCCAGCATCGCGCCTTGCTCGGCGATCCGCAACCCCGGCACCAAGCCTGCGGCCCCGACGATGGCGGACATCGCCCAATCGACAGGTCGCGACGCAGCTTCTGCAACAGCAGCGGTGCCGGACGCCACCTCAACGCCGCTGCCAGACAGGGCATCTTTCAACTCGTCCAGACAGTCGTCAAAGGCCGTGACGGCCAGTTGGGCGTTCAACGCCTTCGCCTGCTCAGCCAGCCGTGCCACATTGCGTCCGCCGGTCAGGGCTATGACATCATAGGCGTCGCCATCGCGCTGGATCAGATCGAAGGTGCTTTCCCCGATCGATCCTGTGGACCCGAAAATGGAGATTCTTCGCATCGTCAAACTGCTATTGGCGGGAAATCCACGATTTGCTCGACCAAGAGCAGGAAGACCGCTGCGCCGAGCACCCCATCGAACCGATCGAAGAAACCGCCATGTCCGGGGATCAGATGTGAACTGTCCTTGACACCGGCCTTTCGCTTGATCGCGCTTTCCGTCACATCACCCAGTTGCGATGCCATGGATAGCGCCACGCTGATGCTGACGATCTCCGGCCCGACATAGAGGAACGGCAGGAAAATCAGACCGACCAAGCCAGCCGAGACCCACCCGCACAGGATACCGGCCCAAGTCTTCTTGGGGCTGACCCGCGGCCAGAATTTAGGCCCGCCGATGAGACGTCCGCCAAAATATCCGAAGATGTCTGTCGCAATCACGACCATCACAAGCCAAACCATCCACAACGCGCCAAAGTCCTCGCGCAACTGCACGAGACCATAGCCCGCCAGCACGATAATTGCGGTGAAAATGGCAAAGGACAGCCGCGCACGGTGCATGCGACCGATACTCGCGAAGGCGGGCAACATCAGCAGCGGCAGGCCATATCCTTCGGGGATTATCGACACCAACAAGCAGCAGACACCGGCCAATCCGCCGAGCATCAGCGAAACACTGGTGCCGTGCATGCGGGCCAGTTCCCATACGATCACCCCGGCCACGACCGACGCGAAGATGGCAAACAGGATACCACCGAGCCAAACGGCAGTGATACCTACCAAGGCAATTATCCCACCTGAAATCAAGCGGGGTTTGAGGTCCGACCAACGACCAGGGGATTGCCGCGCCGTGCTGCCCTCGTCGTCACTCATGGCGAAACGGTGCCGAAGCGACGTTCTCGCGTGGCGTAGGACAGAACGATGTCTGAAAACTCCTGAGCCGTGAAATCGGGCCAAAGGGTCTGTGTGAACGCGTATTCCGCATAGGCCGACTGCCACAGAAGGAAATTCGAAATCCGCTGTTCGCCTGATGTGCGGATGACCAGATCGGGATCGGGCGCAAACCCCGTGTCCAAATAGGCGCGGATGCTGTCCGGCGCCAGCGCATCAGCCGCGACTTTGCCAGCTGCCAGGTCCTGCGCCAGCCGCGCGGTTGCACGGGCCAATTCATCCCGTGCGCCATAGTTCAGCGCCACAGTCAGATTCAGGGTCGCATTCGGACAGGTTTCACGCTCCAGCGTATCCATCAAGCGCGTCAGCTTCGGATCAAGCCGGGATCGGTCACCGATGAAACGCACACGCACGCCATTGGCGATAAGGTCTTTCGCCTCGCTCTGGATATAGCGGCGGAAGATGCCCATCAGGCCGGACACTTCACCTTCCGTCCGCTTCCAGTTCTCGGTCGAGAAGGCAAACAGCGTCAGATGGGTCACGCCCAGATCAGGACACGCCTCGACGATCTCGCGCACGCGCCGCGCACCGATCCGGTGCCCCTGAATGCGCGGCAGACCACGCCGTGTAGCCCAACGTCCGTTGCCATCCATAATGATGGCCACATGCGCCGGGGTGATCTGCAATGTATCTTTGGCTGCCATTCCTGCCCTCTGTGATCTTGCTTGCATCCAGGCGCGGGCAGCCTAGACCTGCATGATCTCTGCTTGCTTGTGCTCGAGCGCCTCATCGATAGAAGCGATCATGCGGTCTGTTAGTTCCTGCACCTCGTCCGACCACAGCTTGGTGTCATCCTCGCTCATGCCAGCCGATTTAGCCTTCTTGATCTGGTCCATCCCGTCACGCCGCACATTGCGCACCGCTACGCGGGCATGTTCGGCATATTGAGCCGCCACTTTAGTCAGTTCCTTGCGGCGTTCTTCATTCAACTCGGGAATCGGCAGACGGATGATCGTGCCATCAACGACAGGGTTGATCCCGAGACCACTCTCACGGATTGCCTTCTCGGCTTTGCCGACGAGCGATTTGTCCCAGATATTGACCGTCAGCATGCGCGATTCAGGGACGTTGACCGTACCAACCTGGTTGATTGGCGTTGTCTGTCCATATGCATCAACCATCACCGGGTCGAGCATGGACGCTGCCGCCCGCCCCGTCCGCAGCGAAAGGAATTCCTGCTTCAGTGATCCCATCGCACCCTGCATACGGCGTTCCAGATCTTTCATGTCGATTTCGAGGTCTTCGTCTGCCATCGTCTCACCTGACCATTCCACTTGCCGCATTTACGGCTTTATCATTCTGCGGGCATGCCCACCGTCATACTACGCGCAGGCTATACTCTTATCCATGCACTTTTGTATAGGTTCCCTTGCCGCTGAGGATCCCGCGGAACCCGCCCGACTCATCCAGCGAAAAAACGATGATAGGCAGATGATTGTCACGCGCCAGCGCAATGGCTGAGGCGTCCATCACACCCAGATGCTTTTGCAGTACCTCGTCATAGCTGACCTCGTCGTAACGCTTGGCATCGTCGAACTTCTTCGGGTCCTTGTCATAAACACCGTCGACTTTGGTGCCCTTGAAGATCGCTTCGCAGGACATTTCGTTCGCCCGCAAGGTTGCGGCCGTGTCCGTCGTGAAATATGGGTTACCGGTGCCAGCAGCAAAAATACACACACGTTTCTTTTCGAGGTGCCGCACCGCGCGACGGCGGATATAGGGTTCAGCCACCTCGTTCATCGTGATCGCCGAGATCACCCGAGTATGGATACCGAGCGCCTCAAGCGCCGATTGCATCGCCAGTGCGTTCATCACCGTTGCGAGCATCCCCATATAGTCGGCCGTCGTGCGTTCCATCCCCTGCGCGGACCCCTGAAGCCCTCGGAAGATGTTGCCACCGCCAATCACCATGCAGATCTCGACGCCCAGATCGTGCACCGACTGCACTTCGCGCGCGATGCGTTCGACAGTTGGCGGATGCAGACCGTAGCTTTGATCTCCCATTAGCGCTTCTCCTGAAATCTTCAGAAGAACACGCTTGAAACTCACTTCCGGTTTACCCGCTGCGTCGTCCATGCCATCTGCCTTGCGATGTTATATTTGCTGCCGCGCACAATGTCTGAAACAGTGCGTCGGTTCAATGCGATCACGCCGCATTAATGACCCTGACGCGGATTGCTGCCGCTACGAAAACAAGAAACGCACAAGATATGTCCAACGCCCTGCCCCGTTTCATCCCAGACAAACCCGTTCTGATCGCTGGTCCCACCGCATCGGGCAAGTCAGATCTGGCCCTGCGCTTTGCCGAGGAACAAGGGCGTCACATTGTCAACGCGGATGCGTTGCAGGTCTATGACGGCTGGCACATCCTTACCGCCCGCCCGTCCGAGGTGGATATGTCTCGCGCGTGCCATTGGCTTTATGGCCACGTCAGCTATCGCGACGATTACTCCGTCGGACAGTGGCTGCGGGATCTCCGGCCGCATCTCCACCGATCCCCCGCCCCCGTTATCGTGGGAGGAACGGGGCTCTACTTCATGGCATTGACGGAAGGTCTGGCCGAGATACCAACGACGGAACCGCTCATTCGTCAGAGGGCGGCAGACTACCTGGCGGCATACGGACTATCGCAGATGGTGGCGGACCTCGATACGAGGACCCGTGGCAGGCTCGACACGAACAATCCGATGCGCGTGCAGCGCGCCTGGGAGGTCAAATACCAGACAGGGCGCGAGTTGGCAGATTGGCAGGACGACACACCACCGCCGCTGGTTGATGAAAATCACGCCCATTGCTTCGTGGTGCAGTCGGACGCAGATTGGTTGAACGCGCGCATAGACCTGCGTTTCGACCGGATGCTCGAATTGGGTGCATTAGAGGAAGCCCGTCGCATGGAACCCGACTGGGATTCGACCCGCCTGTCCTCGAATGCCATCGGCGCGACTGAGCTGATCGAGGTGATTCGCGAAACAATGTCACTCGAACAAGCTACGAAATTAGCAAAAATTGCGTCTCATCAGTACGCAAAACGCCAAAGAACATGGTTTAGAAAGCGCATGAAAGGGTGGAATCCGCTGAATTCCGCCGATTTCACCCCCAGTTAAGCCACACTCACTAGAAAAAATGCTGTAATTGCATTGAATCGGCGAAGGTAAACTTTGCCAACAGGGATCATGGAACTAACAATTAATTTAAGTCGAACCAAAGGGATGTCATGTTCGATACACAAAGCAACGATACGATGCGCCGCCACTTCCAGATCGTCTCTATCGGTCACCTGGCTAAGGAAGGCGGATGGGGAGTCGATGCTCCGCGCAGCTACCTGGTGCCTGTGTTGCTTTGGTTCACCTCTGGTCAGGGGCGTATCTCCATCGACGGAGAAGTGCGCGGATTCACGGCGCATAATGCGATCTATCTGCCAGCGAACACGCCCGTAGGTTGCGACGTCGGCAAGCGGACGCAGGGCACCGCGATTTTCTTCGGCGGGCACCACCCTTTGCCCAAACCACAGGAAACGCTGCATTTACGCCTCCACGGACTTCAAAAGCAAACCGATTTCAATCAGTTGATCGAAAGCCTGATGCTCGCCAACGGCGATCCCAGTGTCTATCGCGATGAAATGGTCTTTCATCATGCCGCATTGACGCTTCTGTGGCTGGCGCGTGAAAGCCACGTCCCACAAGCCAAACTGAAACTGCTGACCAGCCATCCCGAGGACGAAGGTTTGCAGCAGGGGCAGGGTTAATATCTTCACCTGTCGGTAGCCAGATTATCAATCAGTTACATAACGACCCTAAAGTATTCCAACGTTAGGCGTTGACGAATGCGTTCCAATATTGCGCAATAGGGTCCACGATCTGATAATCGACCGCACCAGTGCTGTCTGTGGCGCAGGCTGCATGCGGATCGCGGTCTTCCATAACGATGACAGGGAGCACCGCCCATGACGCGCGATCGCCACTCGGGGAATATCCATCCGGCAGCAAGGATGTTCGCGAAAGAACATCTCGACAACCTGATGAGCCGGCGAGAATTCATGAGCCGCGCTACGGCGCTCGGACTTAGCAGCGCCGCAGCCTATCACCTGATTGGTCTCACTCCGGCAAGTGCCCAGACCGAAATGGTCACGCCCCAAACGGGCGGAACGCTGCGCATCCAGCAGCTTGTGAAGGCGTTGAAGGATCCACGCAGCTATGATTGGAGCGAACTGGGCAATGCGACCCGTGGTTTGCTTGAATATCTGGTCGAGGTCCAGCGCGACGGTTC is from Qingshengfaniella alkalisoli and encodes:
- a CDS encoding OmpH family outer membrane protein, which produces MTTNGRSTSRFRRASDLMIVGALALLVGGAPAIAQTGDAETWDSVVLTLDQDALFLQSAFGQRVQEELIERREALAAENRRIEAELVAEEQSLTERRQQLPPSDFAALATAFDEKVQRIRSERDEKSRDLQAYLETERQTFLDHAGPILARLLQERGGRVLIDRQAILMSLEGVDITQEAIAEIDSELGDGTDISAPNTPAEVESTSEQ
- the pyrH gene encoding UMP kinase translates to MDDAAGKPEVSFKRVLLKISGEALMGDQSYGLHPPTVERIAREVQSVHDLGVEICMVIGGGNIFRGLQGSAQGMERTTADYMGMLATVMNALAMQSALEALGIHTRVISAITMNEVAEPYIRRRAVRHLEKKRVCIFAAGTGNPYFTTDTAATLRANEMSCEAIFKGTKVDGVYDKDPKKFDDAKRYDEVSYDEVLQKHLGVMDASAIALARDNHLPIIVFSLDESGGFRGILSGKGTYTKVHG
- the miaA gene encoding tRNA (adenosine(37)-N6)-dimethylallyltransferase MiaA; its protein translation is MSNALPRFIPDKPVLIAGPTASGKSDLALRFAEEQGRHIVNADALQVYDGWHILTARPSEVDMSRACHWLYGHVSYRDDYSVGQWLRDLRPHLHRSPAPVIVGGTGLYFMALTEGLAEIPTTEPLIRQRAADYLAAYGLSQMVADLDTRTRGRLDTNNPMRVQRAWEVKYQTGRELADWQDDTPPPLVDENHAHCFVVQSDADWLNARIDLRFDRMLELGALEEARRMEPDWDSTRLSSNAIGATELIEVIRETMSLEQATKLAKIASHQYAKRQRTWFRKRMKGWNPLNSADFTPS
- the fabZ gene encoding 3-hydroxyacyl-ACP dehydratase FabZ encodes the protein MSETPTSADIDLIQKVIPHRYPFLLVDKVRDIVPSKSAVGIKNVTMNEPQFTGHFPSVPVFPGVLMVEALAQTSAVLVGLSLDLVDKGALVYFMGIDKCKFRRKVGPGDVMELHVETLRGGGKVWKFAGRATVDGQLACECEFSAMIDMPKGDA
- the uppS gene encoding polyprenyl diphosphate synthase codes for the protein MAAKDTLQITPAHVAIIMDGNGRWATRRGLPRIQGHRIGARRVREIVEACPDLGVTHLTLFAFSTENWKRTEGEVSGLMGIFRRYIQSEAKDLIANGVRVRFIGDRSRLDPKLTRLMDTLERETCPNATLNLTVALNYGARDELARATARLAQDLAAGKVAADALAPDSIRAYLDTGFAPDPDLVIRTSGEQRISNFLLWQSAYAEYAFTQTLWPDFTAQEFSDIVLSYATRERRFGTVSP
- a CDS encoding phosphatidate cytidylyltransferase codes for the protein MSDDEGSTARQSPGRWSDLKPRLISGGIIALVGITAVWLGGILFAIFASVVAGVIVWELARMHGTSVSLMLGGLAGVCCLLVSIIPEGYGLPLLMLPAFASIGRMHRARLSFAIFTAIIVLAGYGLVQLREDFGALWMVWLVMVVIATDIFGYFGGRLIGGPKFWPRVSPKKTWAGILCGWVSAGLVGLIFLPFLYVGPEIVSISVALSMASQLGDVTESAIKRKAGVKDSSHLIPGHGGFFDRFDGVLGAAVFLLLVEQIVDFPPIAV
- the frr gene encoding ribosome recycling factor, with protein sequence MADEDLEIDMKDLERRMQGAMGSLKQEFLSLRTGRAAASMLDPVMVDAYGQTTPINQVGTVNVPESRMLTVNIWDKSLVGKAEKAIRESGLGINPVVDGTIIRLPIPELNEERRKELTKVAAQYAEHARVAVRNVRRDGMDQIKKAKSAGMSEDDTKLWSDEVQELTDRMIASIDEALEHKQAEIMQV
- the bamA gene encoding outer membrane protein assembly factor BamA, which produces MTGFGRKRGWIFAGVSAAALIGVMCTAPATAQGVNLSGVEVRGNQRIDSATVLTYAGLTPGQPVSAGELNAAYQRMVGSGLFEDVDLDVSGSRVIITVDEYPTINQISIEGNRRINDEALQELINSQPRRVYSPTTAENDARELTNAYRQAGRLEAVVVPKIIPRSQNRVDLVFEVSESRVVEIERIGFVGNRSYSDRRLRQVLETKQAGLFRALIRSDTFIEDRIQFDRQLLTDFYRSRGFVDFEVLSVAPEFSRERNAFFLTFNVQEGQRYHIGNISVSSEVPGLDPTAYRNILRIKAGQTYSPARIEDSVSRMERKALQDGLDFIRVDPRVTRNDRNQQLDFNFVLTRGERIFVERIDIEGNATTQDRVIRRQFDVVEGDPFNPREIRESAERIRALGYFSDAQVDAREGTQPDRVIVDVDVEEQPTGSLTFGVNYSVDDGPGLAIGLSERNFLGRGQLLNLSIAAGVDNADTALTFSDPALLGRDLRGTVDLYYRTSNNFSSDFDTRELGLVPSLEFPISENGRLELRYRLSQDEIKDVDFGYPDDSNDIGDNGSSAIIQREEGDRITSAVGYTYTYDTRRVGLDPNTGFQFRFSQDFAGLGGDNKYVKTTALLGAETKVWNEEIGLTAQLQGGSLNFIDGNSRVIDRFRAGNIRGFSRNGIGPRDLTATNEDALGGNYMAALSLEADFPIGLPEEYGFRGGVFFDAGSVWGLDDTAGTGGEVDDSFHLRTVVGASLFWTTPIGPLRFDFTKALDKEDYDDERTFDLTVSTRF
- the dxr gene encoding 1-deoxy-D-xylulose-5-phosphate reductoisomerase, whose translation is MRRISIFGSTGSIGESTFDLIQRDGDAYDVIALTGGRNVARLAEQAKALNAQLAVTAFDDCLDELKDALSGSGVEVASGTAAVAEAASRPVDWAMSAIVGAAGLVPGLRIAEQGAMLALANKESLVCAGRLLKQTAGGNASRILPVDSEHSAVFQALVGEDMDAVERVIITASGGAFRDWPIDKLREATPEQAATHPNWNMGQRITIDSASMFNKAMELIETHEFFDLPAVKIEALVHPESLIHALVGFNDGALMAHVGPPDMRHAIGYALHWPRRRDLPVERLDLARIGALTFRPACDDRYPALRLAREVMETGGLSGAAFNAAKERALDHFIARRIGFTDMAVVVERVLTRLWSQDALSQDMTLDNVLAVDALARNEADAAAAR
- the rseP gene encoding RIP metalloprotease RseP — translated: MDNLLAFLPSFGNTIYTLAAFVIALSVIVAIHEYGHYIVGRWCGIHAEVFSLGFGPQLANWTDKRGTRWQIAALPLGGYVRFLGDDDAASGMDEAAIRKMSAQDRRRTMHGAPLWARTATVAAGPIFNFVLSILVFASVMMVQGQATLPLTVDRISPLPTGAYELREGDEIRAIGGQDIDSFETLGTLTDLLPLSASIDYDVTRDGQGMTVQGPYPYPPLVASVSPQSAAMDAGLRKGDVIAEINGAPVVAFEQLREQVGGSQGDPVQLEIWRDGEIFSQELAPRVVDLPTQDGFEQRYLIGVTGGLVFEPDTQSPGPLSAIGQGAAQTWFIVEQSLSGLYHMITGAISSCNLSGPIGIAETSGDVARQGLISFIWFIAVLSTAVGMLNLFPVPVLDGGHLVFFAYEAIIGKPPSEKALRVLMSIGLALILTLMLFSVTNDLFCP